AGGGTCAACTCACAACACGCGGCGCGATTCTCATCGCGCGATCTCGTTACCGATCACCGAGCCCAGCACAGAACCGCCGATAATGGCGGCGTGATCACCCCGGCCCAGTTGCTCACCGACAACGCCCCCAAGGACGCCACCGGCGATGATGGGCAAAGGGCCGCCGTATCCTCCCCCGTAGCCGTAAACCTGCGGCCTCGGGTACGCCGGGGCCGGCGCATATTCGTAATAGTGATGCACGACCGGCGGAGGCGGCGGGGGATAATAGATGGGCCGCTCGCGGATCACCACATAGTCACGGTACGGGCCGTCATGATGAGGATAGTGGTGCCTATGGTGGTGGTGCCCCCAATCGTCGTGGTGCCCCCAGCCGCCATGATGTTCCCAATGGCCGTGGCCGTCGGCACGCGCCGCGGGAGACAAGGCGATCCCCCATAGAAAGCTGGCCAGCAGGATGGTCTTCAAGGTGTTCATGACAATCTCCCAGTGGAGGTGTGTTGTTCGTCTATGCGGTCCGGCTTGGGGTAACCCATTTGCGCCGACCGCGTGTATAGACTAGGGCCGATTGCCTGAACCGAAGCTGAACGCCGGACACGAGGGTCGGATCATTTCGGATTGATCCGATGTTCCTTGTCCTTGAGCCAGAACCGCTGTTCCGCGTCCTTGTTAGGGTCGTAAACGGGAATGGTGCGGGCAGGCTGACGCCCGCCCGAGCAGATGAAGCCCACCGCCGTCTGCAAGGGCGACTGGGGCGGGATCGCGGTCAATTCCGGCTCGGTCTTGCGCGATTGCGAGACGGTTTCCTTGTAGGCGGAATACAGGGCCCGGTTCTCGATCCCCGCCAGTTCCTTGCCGCAGTCGATCCGCAAGCGGAGCTTCTCGCTGCGATAGGCAGCCCCCTCGGAAACCTGGTCGTCGTGATACACCGTCAGCATCCAGGCGGTCATGGCACTGCTGCGGCTTACGCGCTCGATGCTGGATTTGTCCACATAGACGATATACTCGGCCGCCGCCTCGCCGACATCGGCAATGAACCACCAATCGCTCGCCTGGGCCAAGGCCGGCGCGCTGCTCAGCGCCAGGGCAAGCCACCCGCCGCACAGTCTCTTCATCTTTTCCTCTGCGTTCACCGGACGCCGTCAGCGACCATCAAGACTCAGCCAGTATATCCCAGGCCCGGAAACAACGAACCGATACCTTTCGCCATGAATTCCACCGCCACCGAGGCGATGATGAGCCCTACCACCCGCGTCACCACATTCAGGCCAGTGGTGCCCAGGGCTCCGGCGATACTGCCGGCCATCCGCAAGGCGGCGAACACGGTCGCCGCGAGACTGGCGATCACCGCCGCCAGCACCACTTGGTAGGCCAGGCTGCTATCTGCGTGGGCGAACACGATCACCGTGCTGATGGCCCCGGGACCGCTCAGGAGCGGAATCGCCATGGGCACCACGGCGATGGACTCTTTATGGCTCGACTCAGCCTGTTCCTCGGGCGTCTGCCGCGAGCGGTCACCGGACACCCGTAGCATGGCGATGCCCATCAGCAGGAGCAATATCCCGCCCGCCACCTGGAAGGACGGAATACCGATCCCGAATAGACGTAACAGCGCTTCGCCACCCAACAGCGCGATCATCAGCACCACGGCCACCGCCAGCGCGCACATCATGGCACTCTGGGCCCGTTCCGCGGCCGAGCGGTTCTGCGTCAGGCTGATGAAAAATGGGATGGCGCCGAGCGGATCGACCACGGAAAACAAGCCGGCAAACAGCTTAAGGAATTCGTTCCATTCAGGCATGCGCTACCCTCCTTTGCTTCTGATCTTTCCGGCGAATTCGCCACTTTTCGCCCTTTACACACGGAGCCTTGGCAGTTCCACCCTGTTTCATGGCGGAGGTCAGCGTGCTAACGTAACTGCGGCCATCCCGTCTGGTAGCAATGGCCTTATCCGGCGCGCTTTCCCCCATCACACCAGGAGGTGACCCATGAAGCTCTACTATACCCCCGGCGCCTGCTCACTGGCGGTGCATATTGCCCTGCGTGAGGCAGGCCTGGAATTTGATCTGGAAAAGGTCGACCTGGCGAGCAAGAAAACCGAAACCGGCGACGATTTCGTGACCATCAACTCCAAGGGCTACGTCCCCGCCCTGCAGATGGATAGCGGCGAAGTGCTGACGGAAGACCAGGTGATCCTGCAATTCGTCGCCGATCTGAACCCCACCGCCTGTCTGGCCCCGCCCGCCGGCTCCCTGGCGCGCTACCGCCTGATGGAATGGCTGGCTTTCATCGCCACGGAAGTGCACAAGGGCTTCAGCCCCCTTTGGAACCCCGCTTCGCCAGAGGCCGCTCGACAACAGGCGATAACGCAACTGGGCCGCCGCTTCGACTTCCTTTCGGCAACCCTGGCCAAGCAGCCCTGGCTCCTGGGCGACAGCTACAGCGTGGCGGATGCCTATCTGTTTACCGTCCTCGGCTGGGCCGATTATCACAAGCTGGACCTTTCGCCCTGGCCGGCGCTGGTGGATTTCAGGGGCCGGGGGGCCGCGCGGCCTGCGGTGCAGCAAGCCCTCAAGGCGGAAGGGCTGATCGCCTGAAACGCCTTAGTGCCGGGACGCGATCACCCGGGCGATGCAGCAGGTCAGGCGCTTGGCGGTAG
The Methyloterricola oryzae genome window above contains:
- the gstA gene encoding glutathione transferase GstA, with amino-acid sequence MKLYYTPGACSLAVHIALREAGLEFDLEKVDLASKKTETGDDFVTINSKGYVPALQMDSGEVLTEDQVILQFVADLNPTACLAPPAGSLARYRLMEWLAFIATEVHKGFSPLWNPASPEAARQQAITQLGRRFDFLSATLAKQPWLLGDSYSVADAYLFTVLGWADYHKLDLSPWPALVDFRGRGAARPAVQQALKAEGLIA
- a CDS encoding glycine zipper 2TM domain-containing protein; this translates as MNTLKTILLASFLWGIALSPAARADGHGHWEHHGGWGHHDDWGHHHHRHHYPHHDGPYRDYVVIRERPIYYPPPPPPVVHHYYEYAPAPAYPRPQVYGYGGGYGGPLPIIAGGVLGGVVGEQLGRGDHAAIIGGSVLGSVIGNEIAR
- a CDS encoding MarC family protein, whose product is MPEWNEFLKLFAGLFSVVDPLGAIPFFISLTQNRSAAERAQSAMMCALAVAVVLMIALLGGEALLRLFGIGIPSFQVAGGILLLLMGIAMLRVSGDRSRQTPEEQAESSHKESIAVVPMAIPLLSGPGAISTVIVFAHADSSLAYQVVLAAVIASLAATVFAALRMAGSIAGALGTTGLNVVTRVVGLIIASVAVEFMAKGIGSLFPGLGYTG
- a CDS encoding surface-adhesin E family protein, whose translation is MKRLCGGWLALALSSAPALAQASDWWFIADVGEAAAEYIVYVDKSSIERVSRSSAMTAWMLTVYHDDQVSEGAAYRSEKLRLRIDCGKELAGIENRALYSAYKETVSQSRKTEPELTAIPPQSPLQTAVGFICSGGRQPARTIPVYDPNKDAEQRFWLKDKEHRINPK